GTTTCAAAACTATGTCTCTATATAAACAAACcgataataatatattaatattgatttatgttttatttaaaagaaaaagaaaaaaagataaaataaaacattttttttttggaatttgttttaagcaaaatttgtaagttattTCTTATTAGCCACTTCTTATAGATCACTTCAAAGGGAAAAATCATCAATGATAAACGCCTATTAGATTCCaaataaataatacttattAGTAACTAATATGTCTGGCTTGATATattgttaaatgtttgttaggtttcgtttcaaaaactttaacgAAAACCTAATGTGTTAAtctcttaaaaagctttttttcattagtaaactttaaaataactttaagtaagaaaatatgaaatattttgtctggtccatagtctgttctatagtctggtctatggtctggtctatattctattctatagtctcgtctatagtctgttctgtagtctgttatatagtctgttctatagtctgttctatagtctgttctatagtctttcctatagtctgttctatagtctgttctatagcctgttctatagtctatagtctggtctggtctagtctaatctatagtctgttctgtagtctcgtctatagtctgttctatggtctggtctataatctgttctatagtatgttctataatctgttctataatctcgtctatagtctagtctacagtctagtctatagtctattcaatagtctgctctatagtctggtctataatctggtctatagaatgttctatagtctgttctgtaGTCTGTTcaatagtctggtttatagtctggtttatagtctgttttgtagtctggtctatagtctagtctgttctatagtctagtctgtctatagaacagtctgtctgttctatagcctgatctatagcatggtctataatctggtctatagtctgttttgaagtctattttctagtctggtctatagtctactctatagtttggtttataacctgttctatagtctggactatagtctgttctatagcctgttctatagtctggtctatagtctggtctatagtctaatctacagtctgctctatagtttgctatatagtctgctctatagtctgttctatagtctggtctatagtctgttctatagtctggactatagtctgttctatagcctgtttatagtctgttctatagtctggtctgctttatagtctattcaatagtctggtctttagtcggTTCTGTAGTAtggtctatattttagtctggtctatattccgttctatagtctgttctatagtttgtGGTATagcctgttctatagtctggtctattttctagtttggcctatagtctactctatagtttagtttataacctgttctatagtctcgactatagtctgttctatagcctggtctatagtctggtctatagtctaatctatagtctgctctatagtctggtctgctttatagtctggtctatagtctgttctatagtctggactatagtctgttctatagcctgtctatagtataatctatagtctgctctatagtctgttctatagtctggtctgctttatagtctattcaatagtctggtCGTTAGTCGGTTCTGTAGTAtggtctatattttagtctggtctatattccgttctatagtctgttctatagtttgtGGTATagcctgttctatagtctggtctatattccgttctatagtctgttctatggtctgttctatagtccgttctatagtctggtctatggtctattctgtagtctgctctataatctaatctatagtctggtctataatctggtctattttatagtcttgtctatagtctatactaaggtctgctctatagtctgatctatagcatgttctataatctggtctatagtctattctgtaatctattttatagtctagtctttaacctagtctatagtctattctatagtttggtctatagcctgttctatagtctgattGCAAAACTTGGGACATTTCTACTAATTCTATCGATAAATACAATTCAATTAATTAGTTTTgtgactagtctgttgattaTTCTATTTATTAGTATACTTACTAGTCTACTGAATAGCTATGTGCTAGTCTAATGTATAGTGTATGGACTAGCCTAAGGACTCTTCAGTTGTCTAGTCTTAAAAACTAGTTTAAGGACTAGCTAACTGACTTGACTACGGCCTTGTCAATTGCCTTGCCTATGGATTAGTTTATTGAATAGTATATGGAATAGCCttaatgactagtctatggagtcTAGTATACGGATAGGTCTATTGGCTTATACACTACTTTAGTGACTATTCTAAAGACTAGGCTACTGACTAGTCTTTGGATCAATTTGCCAATCATTCTGCCAACCAGTCCATGGACTACATAGTTTACAAACAAATCTATGGACTTGACTACTTACAAGCATTTGGAAATGTCTACTGACATGTCTAATAAACTTGTCTACTGACTATTCTGTGCAtaagtctactgactagttttTAACTACAGACTAGCCTATGAACTACTTAACATATAAgacaatagatcagtttataaacTAGTGAGTATTCCATGGACTTGTCTTttaactagactttaaacttgtctattgactatagactatcgacTTTTCTATTTATTAGCTGATAGATATTAGTCTTATTTAATATTCGACTAGTTTTGGTTTTTAACCTATGGCCTCATCTAGTGACTATTCTATATATTAAATTGCTTATTCTATGACTTAACTATGGAtcaatctattgactagactagaaactagtctatggtctagacctgtctatggactagacttgtAAGTAGTCTAGACTCggaactattctatagacttgactagtaattagtctatgaactagacaagtcactagtctatggactagactagtaactagtctatggactagacgagtaactagtctatggactagacgagtaactagtctatggtctagactagtaactagtctatggactagactagtaactagtctatggactagactagtaACTAGTTCATGAAATTACTAACTGACTACACTATGAACTGAATGAAAAGGTACGGAACATACGCTAAAGGTTGCGGAAGATTATGGAATAAATCATCCTTGTTATAGCAAACATAAGGTACTTAATTGATATCGCAATACAGTGTTATCAAAAGCGGTGGGTTATATAAAACTCCTCGAAGTTCGCAGTTAGGTAAGTTATGTATAGTTTAACGAAAATCTCTACCTTAGAATGTTTAAGTCCACTGCGTAATCTGGTATTGAAAAAGCTTCAATGAGCACCGTAGACTCGttggtattttgtttaaattccaCAAAAAGTTAAGATATCTCTCAGtgttaaataatacaaaataatttatgtatattatatattcgATTGAACCACTGGAGATTGATTCCTAGTAAGATTTGAACCAATTTTCTAAATGCTTCTGTTTAAGACGTAAACTGATCATGTCGTAAACTGATcataaaactattttcatttGGAACTATTTCCTTTAGCTTTCTTTTACTCATGTTGAAGAGACAAATCATTTCAATGTCATCCTTTAAAGATGTTGATTCTATCATAAGTTTGTTCACTGTTTGCATATACAACTCAGAGTGATTTCCAAAAGTGATGTTTTACTGAAAATTGTCGAATATAATTTGGGTATCCTGGGGATATTCTCATCTTGAAAGTGATAAACATATGCATTTTCTGCATGATCGTCCTTTAAACgcttaacatttttgttatctCCATTGGACTCAAACGATTTGTTCAAGATGAAAAGCTTAAGATCTTCCAGCTTGTTGAATATCTTTAGATTTCAGTTTTCAACTACTGATCGCTTGTAAAAAAGGAATTGCCATTTGGAATCTCAAGATGAAAAGCTTAAGTTAAGTCAAAGAAAGCTTAAGTTAAATCATATAGTAATACATAGAGTAGAAACTCACCAACTAATTAGTGATCGTGTCAACTTGATCAAAATATTTCTGAACATTCGATATCGAAGAATAGATCATACATATGTCTTTGTTTTCCCAGACGAAACTTAGACTTTTCACAATCAGTTGCCATATAAATTTAACGAATAGAGCTTTTTCAAAGTCCTAAATAGTTTGATGGGGaagttttatatgtaaatacttagaaaaacttttataaaagctttttgtaatgAAGTATCTTgaatactttttcaaaaatcaataataactAGGGATAACATAAGATTCGGGTAACCTTGGTAacagaatttatcaataaaatcaaaaagttttataaaaagcttttaagctttaaatttaaaaacgtatatttgtattaatattcaattgaatttaattGCTTTAGAAAAGGCACTACCAAAAGCTTTTCTCTAAAAACTTAGCACTTAATAGGTCTTAAATATTTCTCAATAGAAAAGCTTTTGAATATAGTCATATTTATCTAACATTGTATATGTATAACACACTCGATTCTCTTTGCGAGAATTACACAACATTTAAACTCACTGATGTTTACAATTACCGTCCTTAACTTAAATTATAtagtttcaattaaaaaagacaataaattataattagcaaactttttaaagctttttttttcttgttcccaaacataaaatttacaaattttgcttagacaaatttagagaaaaagctatagatttataaagaaaatatacaatatttaatggaaaatatatttatgtatgtatgtgtgtgtaaatttATCTAAATGCGCTTATAatgcaatttgtttaaaaaaaagctcaatttttttgaagcaacattttatgtaaagtttttGTAGAGCTTTCATTAATTTGCTTTGATtagaattaatttcaaaaagtgtttaatataaagtttagttttagttgttaTTGTATTGCAAGTTTaacttaaagcttttaaatgttaagttgaaaatgattctaaagagAAAGCTTAAATTTATAAGCTTCATTAAGCaagctttaaaaaagttgtacgtaaacagtttttaactaactttattaaagttttcttatttcaaaaagcttttttcttgttttatgcTTTTTAGAAAGAAAACATGGAACTTTCTTCAATAAAACTTGAAAAGCTTTCttaattgcatttaaaaaagcttttatttaatttttttatacaaaatctttaaggatcttttaaaaacttacattttttgaaaatttcaaaagctGATAAGCTAAATTAAGCAAGCTTTTAAGAAAGTTGATTGCAAAAGAAGCTTTAAAACAAAcgttaaactttattaaaacttcCTTATttgaaaatgcttttttttgGAACTttcttcaattaaatttaaaaaacttttaaaaagctttctttattgcatttcaaaaagctttcattaaaacttttttcatacaaaatctttAAGGACCTttggaaaacttaaattttttgataatttctaAAGCTCATAAGCTTaataagaaaagcttttaagaaaGTTGTatgcaaaaaagcttttaaacaaatgttaaacttttaaaaagttttttttcttgtttttcagaAAGAAAAGATGGAACTTTCTTTAATAAATGATTTTCCGaaagaaaatatgaaactttCTTCAATAAAACCTGAAAAGCTttctttattacatttaaaaaagctttaattaattttttttgaaaagtttcgaaattttttttcaaattttcaaaagctttttttatacaaaatctttAAGCTTAATTAAGCaagcttttaagaaaattgtttgcaaaaaagcttttaaagaagTGTTAAGTTTTCTTacttgaaaaagtttttctcgTGGAACTttactaaataaaacttttaataagctTTCttgattatatttaaaaaaacttttaacaaaactttatacAAAATCTTTGAGGACCTTTTAAAAGctcagatttttttatattattcaaaagctttttatgaagctttcttcattaatattaaaataagttaaatatcAGATGAAAAAGCTATTTAAAAAgcatttagtaataaaaaatagctttttgaGAAGCTTAAGAAGAAGGAAACACGtactttaattaataaaacttttcctGGAAAAGCTTTgggtaagttttattaaaaactttttaaaagggttttttagaaagctttctaaagtttaattgaaaagaatttactttaagcaataaaaatttttactggaaaagcttttatgtttaaaaatatatcaaaaatgcTTACAATATGTTTATGCTGTAATAGCTGGACAActtagtttaaagttttaagaaagcttttttaaaatatatgaaaaatattattaaagtttgtttctcagtttaaaattatgttaattttaatgtaataagtttttgtttatgtttttttgttagcCGAAAGAAGCAACAAAGACGagcttaaaagttaaaaaagctttaatacaaaaaatagcttttaaaagctatttttatgtttctgcaagagaaaaactaaaataaaaaataaaaagaattttttcatttgtatttgaaaaaaaataatacaaaatgttaAGAATTCTAAGGGAAATgtacaaaataaagataaaagtgCAAGCTAAAGGTGAGAAGAGAAAAAGGACAGCAAAAAAAGCTTAAGcttaataaacacaaaaagaaaattagtgaaattattttaaagttttaattaatttgaaatgaaattttaaataaaattatattaatttaacaaatgcatattacaacaataaactgtaaattaaacaaaagaaatgtaaaaataattattaaattttcccaaagaaaaatttgaaataaaaacattttgaaatttcgttttaaataaaactaaaatcacACTTCTATACGATCAAGGCAAGTTTttgattaaacaaatatttaattaaaaaataataaatgtaaaatgtttaaataaaaatatatatttaaataaataacataaataataaaaaaaacttttaaaaagaaacttttgatttaaataaaaaaaattaaaatataaaattcattattattattatcactaAATGTATTTGTCATCTTCTAaacttaaacaaacaacaaaattaaaattatacatgtatgaaaagaaaactcgtaataaaaattaatttaaaaatctcaATCCTCCTACAACAAATTCCAATTCATaaccaaatgaaataaaatttgaatttctaaatgcaaaacaaatttaaaacggaaaatatatatataaagacaaaTGGGCCGTATCACTAATTcaataaaagaaaaccaaaataaCTCCATGgaaattaaactaaactatataaaaaatataaatatatattataaaaaaaaggaaaaaccataaaataatgaaaaggtaaacaaaagaaaaatatttcaaaaaacgtATAAAACAAACTGAGAAATTATTAAAGAAGAAAaggctttaaataaaaattgtaaaacaaataaagaaacgGCAACTGATGTTTAAATTTGGTAGTAAgcacttttttttacaaaaacggTTTGTATTTCAATATCTTAAGATTCTATATCTAACAATTGATATCAGAATATTATATCATTCataatttctacaaatattgcTTGACTTTGGAAAATTCTACTGAACAGCTAGCAAAATTTTAGTTCTAGTAAGCactagtttagttttaggtATGTTCTAgttagttgtagtttttttaagttCAATTTAAGTTGCCTTCTACTCAAGTTCTAATTAAGTTGTCattctgttcaagttcagtCCTAATTCaattcaagttctgttctattttagatttagttcagttctagttcatgtctagttcagttctacttcagttctagatcagttctagttcagttctagttcagttctagttcagttctagttcaattctagttcagttctagttcaattctagttcagttctagttcagttccaatttagttctagttcagttttagttcagctctagttcagttctcgatcagttctagttcagttctagttcagttctagtacagttcagttctagttcagaactagttaagatctagttcagttctagttcagttttagttcaattctagttcagttctggttcaattctaattctaattcagttttatttcagttctatttcagttccagttcagtttagttctccttgagttctagttcagttctattgagttctagttcagttctagttcaattctacttaagttctagatcagttctagttcagttcctgttctagttcagttctaattcagttctaaattagttctagttgagttctagttcagttatagttcaattctagttcagttctagttcagttctagttcagttctagttcagttctagatcagttctagttcagttctagatcggttctagttgagttctagtataattctagttcaattcttgttcaattctagttcagttctagttcagttctagttctgttctagatcagttctatttgagttctagttcagttctagtttacacaggttctagatcagttctgccTTAGTTCGAGTTcacttctattttttatttagttctagTATAGTTTTACTTAGTTCttgttctagatcagttccagttcatttctagtAAAGAACACGTTTAATTCCAGTTAAGTTCTAGactagttatagtttagttccagttttcTTCaatttcagttgtagttcagttctagttaagttctagataagttgtagttcagttctaggttagtttagttcagttctagtaaagttctagttcagttctagatcagttttagttaagttctacttCAGTCCCAGTTcaaattctaattcagttctagttcatttctagtccAGAACAAGTTTAATTCCAGTTAAGTTCTAGACAAGTTatagttttgttcttgttctgttctatttctgttgtaGTACAGTTCTATTTccgttccagttcagttctaattaagttgagttctagttcagttttagttcagttctagttaagttctaattaagttttagtttagttctagttcaattctagttaaggtttagttcagttctattttagttctagttcagttcaagttcagttctagttcggatcTAGTTTACATCGCATCTAGTTAAGTTCTGACttagttctatttcatttctattttctatttagTGCTAGTACAGTTTTACTTTATTCTTGTTCTGTTGCCGTCtattttaagttcagttcttttcTGATTCAGTTCACTTCAGTTACATTTAAATCtagttagttttagttcagtttccgtcgtgttcaagttcagttctagttcagtttaattatagttttgttttaatttagtttaaggaATTTtctcttcagttctagtttggttttatttttgtcaattttagTTAACTTCTAGGTTAGGTCAACTTAGACCTAACGTTCACTTCTACTATAATAccagtttaattttataagttCAAAATGTTGTATAAGCTAATAGTACTTACTGCCATCAATAGATACATATATCTTGATATTCATTTTaagcttatttcttttttctccgCCAGTAATTTTCACTTCACTTTTAATgttgttataattaatttattaaattaactttaaatgttATCTTTTTTTTAGTGGTAATTAATAAAGTAAAGTGAGTATGACTCAAAAATGtcttgtttcttattttttactACCAGCCACTGTATTGACACGTTCCTCTACTTTAGCCACCTCTTTATTAATAGTTTCGAGATTTTGTGCAAATGTTTCCTGTACCGAATGCAGGAGTTCTTTGTTATTGACCAACGAAGTAGTAATGGTGCTTTGTTTTTCTTCGATTTCAGCAATTATCTTAGCAAAGTTCATGGCTGGAGGGGgaaagaattaattttatttaaataatttacaacaaaaatagtgaaaaatatCTTTCAGCCAAAACTTTccaaatgtgcaaaaaatattcaattgtaAAAAGCTAATTGAAAAGATTCGGAACATGTTGAACTTACCATATTTATGTAGAGACTCCAATGCCTGCATTCTTTCAATGATGTCGGGTAAAATTTCGGCTACAGGTTCGGTTCTCTTGGCAATATCATACAAATCGACAACTTTTTGATCACGTTTAGCCTCGTCCGCTGAACCACTTGATTTCTCGGCTATAGCATCCATTTTAGTAGCCAAGGAACCCAAACGCTCCTCAATGGCATCGATTTTTTCCGATTGCAAGAGAGCCGCTTTAGTACTCAACTGGCGTACAGCGTCCATAACATTGGTGCTTTGTGTTAGAGTAGTTAAGCGACTTAATTTTTCTGGTTGAGCTCCCACCGCCTGTTCCAATTGATGCAGACGATGTTCCAGCTTAGCTATGCGGGCCGAAGCAGCCAAATCTGTACCAGGAGTAGGTATAGCTGTTAAAACACCTGATTTCTTATATTCCTCCACTTGATTGATAAGAGCCTTGACTTCTTTGTCGGTTTTACTGGGAGCCTGCTCCTTGCCCAATACTTGTTCTAACCTAAGAGAGTCTAGAACCTTTTTGGCTGTGGCAATAACAGTAGCCACAGCATCGTAAGATTCTTTTTCTTCCTGCACCAATTTGCGATCATTTTGCAAAGAAGAAACCTCTTCCAACAACTCATTCATTTCACACTGCAAACGTCGGCACTTTTGTACGGGTGTTTCACGTTCACCCATACCCACTAATTCAAATTCGCCCGAGGAAGCCTCATAGCCACGGCACAGACGTCTACCAATACGATCGGAAAAGTCTACATTACCCTCGAGGGTGGCACCATGAAAACGTTTATACGAATCTTTCGTGGAAATATGTAAACGTTCAATGGCCTCATTTTCTGGCTCTTCCTCATAATAGTCAGAAGTTTCCTGTTCTGGATTGTCAGGTGTTTCATAGACATCGGGTTGGTCATAAGCCTGTTGAGagaaaaagttttaactttttttgccaAAGTAGAGAAATTTAAGGCTGGTCTTTCTAAAACAGATGACtaattgatttgtattttttatggtaactgttttttttactcCCATAAACTTACTATTCCTggcaaattttcgaattttggaTCGGCCATTATGAGGGGCACTGTTTATGATtactttaaacacaatttttaataaatactgtttggatttttttacaaaataattgcgTTAAACAATTTAGCCGcaattacagaaaaaaataatttgttttgtttgacgtttgcgaaaaaaaatttgtacaacaataacaaaattatatgatGTCACATACGCAGTCAGGTGCCGTCAAACATATTCGATAACGGCGTCAGACAATAGAAATTTATACGTCggctttaaatttattgtaagcCGTTACATTTTCATCTGTATTTCAACGACAATAGcgctatataaattaaaaattgttgtttttgcccAGCAATATCGGTAGTTTTATGTATTATTACAATATATACTTAGTGCATCCTGatatatacttaaatttttctaaaaatgtaagAGGATGATTCTCTTACATTTATTTGCTAAACTACTAACCGCTAGAGGGTGCTGTACGTATAGTCTAGACGCAAACCAGGTGAATAAACCAATCAACGAAGTCTTACTatcttagggcgagtttttctgataaagataatcttcattttttggttaaacctggtttaatatatatttcctgtttttcagttatcagtaaagttacttattatcttagtttaactgagtgtaattggccaattaaactcaagttataagtgagtaaacacaattaacaaaaacaataaaacaatgatttcagaAGAAcaataacttaatattttaagtaaattgcaattttttaatttgttttgttttatttattattgttttaaatgtttatttaacattttttcaaaattttccatttacaaaagtattgtttgcaaaaaacagctgttcattgtttatgtttttgagtgaaaagttggtaatactaacaaagttaactgagcttaatgTGCTGTTTCCagataccgagcgagtagtttgagcacaaattttacttttatattttgttattgtaacaaaaacaaaatacaagtaaaattttaactcaaactactcacacgttatcCAGAAACAACacataaatctaaaactgaaaaacacaatcatcggttaaagtccgtctaaatttgttccgagtttaatctaacagcaagttaagtctagtttaactaaagagtaagaaacccgcccttagggACTGACTGACGGGCtgactacctaactaactaactaactaactaactaactaactaactaactaattaaccaactaactaactaactaactaaccaacgaactaactaactaactagctaactaaccaaTTAACAAAATCCAGAAGTTCGTGcgccgcttgtgacgcttaAAGAAGTATAAAGCTAGATCTACACACTACGCGTCTTCACGACAAAGCTTTACTCGCTTTTTAAACCTACTTCGCGTTCCacgcttcaagttacatgctacgcttttaaaaagtaatttttttttaaatttcgcgTTTTTCTACAACTTGTATTAACTTTTTCATCATTTaactcattttaatttattaatattgataaatacgcattaaaaaagaatataaaatgttaaaataaaagctGAAATGTTCGTGcgccgcttgtgacgcttataaaagtagaaagtagatctactttaagtattctacgcgtcaaggcaTTATACGCGtttgtgcttgtaactttcagcataTAAACACGTTGATTGTACTTTTTTGACAGTTGAATAGAATGCGAGAAAGCATAGATCGCGTGTTGTGGACCTACAGCTTCCCAGctgttcgacaaagagtcaatgcatacgaaaaagacagtaatttccactaatagttaaccacctggatgatcgtaatccgtatgttttgggtcattcgtcacgaatgtaccctttgtaatcgagaatgaagaccgtcgtcactttagtgtcctctttgtaagcgagagcggaggcaatcgtctctttagtagatctactttaagcattctacacATCAAGCCATTCTACGCTTATGTGCTTAAAACTTTCATCATATAAATACATTCATTTTACCTTTTCGACAGGCGCATAGTATGCGAGAAAGCGTTAAACGCGTGGTGTGGAACTCCAGCTTAACGATGCACGTAACGTGTTTTCACCATTTTGTGctcattgtttatttatttttgcgtTTACTTATTACTATTGATTCATATCACTCATACGCTCCCATGAGTAATATATGAATTGATTAATCTAACAAGCGAATTGCTTATATTCTaaggtgattttttttttaaatttaattattagagaaaacaaaaacaattactttTTGCAATGTTTGTGTCTcttttaagtataaatattttataaataaaaaaactttattat
The window above is part of the Lucilia cuprina isolate Lc7/37 chromosome 6, ASM2204524v1, whole genome shotgun sequence genome. Proteins encoded here:
- the LOC111681620 gene encoding dynactin subunit 2 encodes the protein MADPKFENLPGIAYDQPDVYETPDNPEQETSDYYEEEPENEAIERLHISTKDSYKRFHGATLEGNVDFSDRIGRRLCRGYEASSGEFELVGMGERETPVQKCRRLQCEMNELLEEVSSLQNDRKLVQEEKESYDAVATVIATAKKVLDSLRLEQVLGKEQAPSKTDKEVKALINQVEEYKKSGVLTAIPTPGTDLAASARIAKLEHRLHQLEQAVGAQPEKLSRLTTLTQSTNVMDAVRQLSTKAALLQSEKIDAIEERLGSLATKMDAIAEKSSGSADEAKRDQKVVDLYDIAKRTEPVAEILPDIIERMQALESLHKYAMNFAKIIAEIEEKQSTITTSLVNNKELLHSVQETFAQNLETINKEVAKVEERVNTVAGSKK